In Paenibacillus sonchi, a single genomic region encodes these proteins:
- the tlp gene encoding small acid-soluble spore protein Tlp encodes MAKPDNRADNVEHLQQSIQHTMQNLHEAEDYLNEFSSEISSKEREQIEAKNERRKESIKGFREEVKDEAAHSQE; translated from the coding sequence ATGGCAAAACCGGATAATCGGGCGGATAACGTTGAGCATTTACAACAGAGCATTCAGCACACCATGCAGAACCTGCATGAAGCTGAAGACTATTTAAACGAATTCTCTTCTGAGATCAGCAGCAAAGAACGTGAACAAATCGAAGCAAAAAACGAACGCCGTAAAGAAAGCATTAAAGGCTTCCGCGAGGAAGTTAAGGACGAAGCCGCGCATTCCCAGGAGTAG
- a CDS encoding Vat family streptogramin A O-acetyltransferase, whose translation MHSTGPDPNAVHPNPNIKQVRFIKNTVTRPNIIAGDYSYYDDPDESVSFESRVTHHYEFIGDQLIIGKFCAIARGTEFIMNGANHRMGSVTTYPFNIMGGGWEKATPELADLPYKGDTVVGNDVWIGQNATIMPGVTIGDGAIIAANSTVTKDVPPYHIAGGNPARMLRKRFDDELIALLLELKWWDWSKEKITANLDVLCSNDLERIKGLTGGC comes from the coding sequence ATGCATTCTACAGGACCCGATCCAAACGCAGTTCATCCAAACCCCAATATTAAGCAAGTCCGGTTCATCAAAAATACCGTCACCCGCCCCAATATCATCGCCGGAGATTACTCCTACTATGACGATCCAGACGAATCTGTCTCTTTTGAAAGCCGTGTCACCCACCATTATGAATTCATCGGGGATCAGCTAATTATCGGCAAATTCTGCGCCATCGCCCGCGGCACCGAGTTCATCATGAACGGCGCCAATCACCGGATGGGCTCAGTAACGACCTATCCCTTCAACATTATGGGCGGCGGCTGGGAGAAAGCCACGCCGGAGCTGGCGGACCTGCCCTACAAGGGCGATACCGTCGTCGGCAACGATGTGTGGATCGGCCAGAACGCCACCATTATGCCTGGTGTAACCATTGGTGACGGAGCCATCATCGCGGCCAATTCCACCGTAACCAAGGATGTTCCTCCTTATCATATTGCCGGCGGCAATCCGGCACGCATGCTTAGAAAACGCTTCGACGATGAACTCATCGCCCTGCTGCTGGAGCTGAAATGGTGGGACTGGAGCAAGGAGAAGATCACGGCCAATCTTGATGTGCTGTGCAGCAATGATCTGGAGCGGATTAAGGGTCTCACAGGTGGCTGCTGA
- a CDS encoding NDP-sugar synthase produces the protein MIALILAAGYATRLYPLTKDTPKPLLPVQGSRTILDLLLDRLEVLDEITEVLIVTNDRFFRAFEQWSQKYRGTKPIRILNDGTTSPEGRLGAIGDIQFAIGREQIQDDLLVLAGDNVLGFGLEEYLSYFHKVDKDCILVRTVDDIRELRSVGVAELDAEMRVLSLEEKPQAPRTNIGVFALYIYKRSTLTLFSRYLAEGGNPDAPSYFPEWLHSRQEVRAYYTDGAIDDVGTPEAYAEMRARLGG, from the coding sequence ATGATTGCCTTAATCTTGGCTGCGGGGTATGCGACCCGTCTCTATCCATTAACGAAAGATACGCCGAAGCCGCTGCTGCCGGTTCAAGGAAGCCGTACCATTCTGGATTTGCTGCTGGACCGTCTGGAGGTGCTGGATGAGATTACGGAGGTTCTCATTGTGACCAATGACCGGTTCTTCCGGGCTTTTGAGCAGTGGAGTCAGAAGTACAGAGGGACAAAGCCGATTCGTATTCTGAACGACGGCACCACTTCACCAGAGGGGCGGTTAGGGGCGATTGGCGATATCCAGTTTGCTATCGGGCGGGAGCAGATACAGGATGATCTGCTGGTTCTGGCGGGCGACAATGTGCTGGGATTTGGCCTTGAGGAATATTTGAGTTATTTTCACAAGGTGGACAAGGATTGTATTCTGGTCCGGACGGTGGACGATATCCGGGAGCTGCGCAGTGTCGGGGTGGCTGAGCTGGATGCCGAGATGCGGGTCCTTTCTTTGGAAGAAAAGCCGCAGGCGCCCCGGACGAATATTGGTGTATTCGCACTCTACATCTATAAACGGTCCACGCTGACGCTATTCTCCCGTTATCTGGCCGAAGGAGGCAACCCGGACGCGCCGAGTTATTTTCCCGAGTGGCTGCATTCCCGCCAAGAGGTCCGGGCCTACTATACGGATGGTGCTATTGATGATGTCGGCACCCCTGAGGCGTATGCGGAGATGCGGGCTAGGCTGGGGGGATAG
- a CDS encoding TetR/AcrR family transcriptional regulator, with protein MKVILISNEDKPSPSTVRVLKTYQEARLQNTENLRKLVVDAAAAILQEEGPEAVTVRRVSQKMGCSTKIIYSLFVNKEGLAQQLYLEGCKLLAQRFEEVSPSSNLLQHLLDLGEAFWQFGQEYTSYYKLMFGGAFAEFKPDAESMQGTMTAMSRLLILISTAQQQGQISDKEETQTIVSTIWASLHGVIHLYMGGFLGDADAAHAVYKQTMALLSRSLFAVSKP; from the coding sequence ATGAAGGTGATCCTTATCAGTAACGAAGACAAGCCTTCACCATCCACGGTGCGGGTATTAAAAACATATCAGGAAGCCCGTCTGCAAAATACGGAAAACCTCCGTAAGCTTGTAGTTGATGCGGCCGCAGCCATTCTGCAGGAAGAGGGGCCAGAGGCCGTCACTGTGCGCAGAGTATCGCAAAAGATGGGCTGCTCTACCAAAATCATTTACAGTTTGTTCGTCAATAAAGAAGGTCTGGCCCAGCAGCTGTATCTGGAGGGCTGCAAATTGCTGGCCCAGCGTTTTGAAGAAGTATCGCCGTCCTCTAACCTCTTGCAGCATTTGCTGGATTTGGGCGAAGCCTTCTGGCAGTTCGGGCAGGAATATACCAGCTACTACAAGCTGATGTTTGGAGGGGCTTTTGCCGAGTTCAAGCCGGATGCGGAGAGTATGCAAGGGACGATGACAGCCATGAGCCGCTTGTTGATTCTAATCAGCACCGCCCAGCAGCAGGGACAGATTTCGGACAAGGAAGAGACTCAGACCATCGTGAGCACCATATGGGCTTCGCTGCACGGCGTAATCCACCTGTATATGGGCGGGTTCCTTGGCGATGCCGATGCGGCCCATGCTGTATATAAGCAAACAATGGCTTTGCTGTCCCGATCCTTGTTTGCAGTATCCAAGCCATAG
- a CDS encoding SMP-30/gluconolactonase/LRE family protein, producing the protein MSTEPKQRKRSTRQKAGRWSLALLGVIVLGIAVFLLIPAPVDPALWSAPAAPSFEKEGPWKENSKLSSAELVTDRAKFPEFITFDTKGRLYTGDSDGKIYRVAFDTAGKAQPAEVFADTHGTPNGLKFDAAGNLIVTDIQKGLLSIDPEGNIQVLTTEVEGGPIYLANELDIAQDGSIYFSDTSNYGKVMFKEIAENKPHGRLLKYDPQTKQTTVLLRDLYFANGVALSAEEDFVLVAESYHYQLTRYWLKGAKQGTSDIFADNIAGFPDNITRDAQGHFWVGVFTTRLPFADYMHSHPWLAATMSKVPQSLLNGASAPVKHGLVAEYGPEGELVSSWHDPEGTLYGITTAVSQGGYLYLGTAPGGSQGVHRVLINP; encoded by the coding sequence ATGTCCACAGAACCAAAGCAACGCAAACGTTCAACACGTCAAAAAGCCGGCAGATGGAGCTTGGCCCTGCTCGGGGTAATTGTGCTGGGAATCGCTGTTTTTCTGCTGATACCTGCTCCGGTAGATCCAGCGTTATGGTCTGCACCTGCCGCCCCTTCCTTTGAGAAAGAGGGACCCTGGAAAGAAAACAGCAAGCTCAGCTCGGCTGAGCTGGTTACAGACCGCGCCAAGTTCCCGGAATTCATTACTTTTGATACCAAAGGACGACTGTATACGGGGGACTCCGACGGCAAAATTTACAGAGTAGCCTTTGACACGGCAGGTAAAGCGCAGCCAGCTGAAGTGTTCGCCGATACCCATGGAACACCTAACGGACTGAAATTCGACGCGGCGGGGAATCTCATTGTGACAGATATTCAAAAAGGGCTGCTGTCGATTGACCCGGAGGGAAATATTCAAGTACTAACCACAGAAGTAGAGGGAGGGCCCATCTACCTGGCGAACGAGCTAGACATCGCGCAAGACGGATCGATCTATTTCTCTGATACCTCTAACTATGGCAAGGTCATGTTCAAGGAAATTGCCGAGAACAAACCGCATGGACGATTGCTGAAATATGATCCGCAGACCAAGCAGACGACCGTTTTACTTCGGGACTTATATTTTGCCAATGGGGTAGCCTTGTCTGCTGAAGAAGACTTCGTGCTCGTGGCCGAATCGTATCATTATCAGTTGACCCGATACTGGCTGAAGGGGGCCAAGCAGGGCACCTCGGATATTTTTGCAGACAATATTGCTGGATTCCCGGACAACATCACACGTGATGCGCAGGGACATTTCTGGGTAGGGGTATTCACAACCCGTTTGCCTTTTGCCGACTACATGCATAGCCATCCCTGGTTAGCGGCTACAATGTCCAAAGTCCCACAATCCTTGTTAAATGGAGCCAGTGCGCCGGTGAAGCATGGACTGGTCGCGGAATATGGACCCGAAGGGGAACTTGTGAGCAGCTGGCATGATCCTGAAGGAACATTGTATGGCATCACTACTGCCGTAAGCCAGGGAGGATATTTATATCTTGGAACCGCACCGGGAGGAAGCCAAGGCGTTCATCGGGTGCTTATAAATCCGTAA
- a CDS encoding RidA family protein, whose protein sequence is MDGIVRHDVNEEYAYSGFVEAGDFVFLSFCVGNVGGTVEEQVEGALDDMSSRLQQVGLGLADVVKLDILLRDVWDIPVMEAVFKRRFQGRYPARKTISTEFAHVGGPDGLKVQMDGVAYRPRA, encoded by the coding sequence ATGGATGGAATCGTTAGACATGATGTGAATGAGGAGTATGCGTATTCCGGATTTGTGGAGGCGGGGGATTTTGTGTTTCTCAGCTTCTGTGTAGGCAATGTGGGGGGAACGGTGGAGGAGCAGGTGGAAGGTGCTCTGGATGATATGAGTAGCCGCTTGCAGCAGGTGGGGCTGGGGCTTGCGGATGTGGTGAAGCTGGATATTTTGCTGCGGGATGTGTGGGATATTCCGGTGATGGAGGCGGTGTTCAAGCGCAGATTCCAGGGCAGGTATCCGGCGCGGAAAACCATTTCCACGGAGTTCGCACATGTCGGCGGGCCGGATGGGCTGAAGGTGCAGATGGATGGAGTGGCGTATCGTCCACGCGCTTAG
- a CDS encoding chloramphenicol phosphotransferase CPT family protein produces the protein MKQGLIVLLNGTSSSGKTSISMELKNQKEIPFHHLSIDDFFGNYNDFIDNKYPDIEPTREVKDVGQILFDPIISVYYATIKLFSEMGLNVIVDTVIDNDKRFNDFLDLFFDHPTLFVGVLCSKEELTRREQIRGDREIGLANSQYDKIYSFTEYDLEVNTGELSPTECAEKILSFIKSDQDYSAFKKLSKREINVS, from the coding sequence TTGAAGCAAGGACTTATTGTGTTGTTGAACGGAACTTCAAGTTCAGGAAAGACTAGTATTTCTATGGAACTGAAAAATCAGAAAGAGATTCCTTTTCATCATTTATCCATAGATGATTTTTTTGGTAATTACAATGATTTTATTGATAATAAATACCCGGATATTGAACCTACAAGAGAAGTGAAAGATGTCGGACAAATACTTTTTGATCCCATAATCTCAGTGTACTATGCAACAATTAAATTGTTTTCAGAAATGGGTTTGAATGTCATCGTCGATACCGTAATCGACAATGACAAGCGGTTTAATGATTTCCTTGATCTATTTTTTGATCATCCTACATTGTTTGTAGGCGTATTATGCTCGAAAGAAGAACTCACAAGAAGAGAGCAAATCAGAGGAGACCGTGAGATTGGACTAGCAAATTCCCAGTACGACAAAATATATTCCTTTACTGAATATGACCTTGAAGTAAATACTGGAGAGTTGAGTCCAACAGAATGCGCCGAAAAAATATTAAGTTTTATTAAGTCCGATCAGGATTACTCTGCATTTAAGAAATTAAGTAAAAGAGAGATTAACGTTTCATAG
- a CDS encoding DNA-binding protein, with translation MRPSILKSLKPDMARDSIYRYAELGWMEDLGEEGEEIAEEFRYLARANLYIVEILSGKTELLEQYALFLQDNPEELLPGLGTILQAAVQYGLNVDNLLDTFAEQSAGFGDYEDAGNLSHYFSYCYHFALYHKRAGRLQEALEWTIQSLRLAHQSRHDGNFKRCLALFESLREGVIEEQARRYHEVLTGCLGQVVLKLPELHHAGV, from the coding sequence GTGCGCCCTTCCATTCTGAAATCACTCAAGCCGGATATGGCTAGGGACTCCATATACCGCTATGCCGAGCTTGGATGGATGGAGGACTTGGGGGAGGAAGGGGAGGAAATCGCCGAGGAGTTCAGATATTTGGCCCGTGCCAACCTGTATATTGTGGAGATTCTGTCCGGCAAAACGGAACTGCTGGAGCAGTATGCCCTTTTCTTGCAGGATAATCCCGAGGAGCTGTTGCCGGGGCTTGGGACTATATTGCAGGCTGCAGTACAGTATGGTCTTAATGTGGATAATCTGCTGGATACGTTCGCGGAGCAGAGTGCCGGATTTGGGGACTATGAGGATGCAGGCAATCTCTCGCATTATTTCAGCTATTGTTATCACTTTGCGTTATATCATAAGCGGGCAGGCAGATTGCAGGAGGCGCTGGAATGGACGATACAATCTTTAAGACTGGCCCATCAGTCCAGGCATGACGGGAATTTCAAGCGCTGTCTGGCGTTGTTCGAATCGCTGCGTGAAGGAGTGATCGAAGAGCAGGCTCGGCGATATCATGAGGTGCTGACGGGGTGTCTGGGACAGGTTGTTTTGAAGCTCCCGGAACTGCATCATGCGGGTGTATAG